From a region of the Pseudoxanthomonas sp. X-1 genome:
- a CDS encoding efflux RND transporter periplasmic adaptor subunit — MKRPLIIFAAVIAAAVLLVLGYFGGRRQATTAPMTAHPSAPVSAAARKVLYWYDPMVPEQHFDKPGLSPMGMEMVPKYADAATDPSVVRIDPAVVQNLGVRIAPVERRVLSAVVKVPGTVAWNSRETVTVSARVDAVVSKLRVRAPYTQVSEGESLAELLAPQWSSALAEYDALQGAQSADAQSLRAAARERLQVLGLDSADIRAARGGAGAAITLHAPRRGVVTTLDVREGQRVSAGQTLMTLSDLATVWVEAALPQAVAGAVRGGTSVTVTADALPGQEFHGRVEALLPDVDNVTRTQRARIVLANPDGRLSPGMFVVVQLRPADGEALPVVPDDALIATGQQTRVIVVEADGHFRPLAVRTGRSADGFTEILTGLHGGEKVVVSGQFLIDSEASLSGALERLGDERGSPVPASGDVDHATSRPAHPGDHP, encoded by the coding sequence ATGAAGCGTCCGTTGATCATCTTTGCCGCCGTCATCGCGGCCGCCGTATTGCTCGTGCTCGGCTATTTCGGTGGCCGTCGTCAGGCCACCACCGCGCCCATGACGGCCCATCCGTCGGCGCCTGTGTCGGCGGCTGCCCGCAAGGTGCTGTACTGGTACGACCCGATGGTGCCGGAACAACATTTCGACAAGCCGGGCCTGTCGCCGATGGGCATGGAAATGGTGCCGAAGTATGCCGATGCCGCGACGGACCCGAGCGTGGTGCGCATCGATCCCGCCGTCGTGCAGAATCTGGGCGTGCGCATCGCGCCGGTCGAACGCCGGGTGCTGTCCGCAGTGGTGAAAGTCCCCGGCACCGTAGCGTGGAACTCCCGCGAGACGGTCACGGTCAGCGCCCGCGTCGATGCGGTGGTCAGCAAACTGCGGGTACGTGCGCCGTACACGCAAGTGTCGGAGGGCGAATCACTGGCTGAGCTGCTGGCGCCCCAATGGAGCAGCGCGCTGGCCGAGTACGACGCGCTGCAGGGCGCACAGTCAGCCGATGCGCAATCTCTGCGCGCCGCCGCGCGCGAGCGGCTACAGGTGCTGGGCCTGGATTCCGCGGACATCCGCGCAGCACGCGGCGGTGCGGGAGCGGCGATCACGCTGCATGCGCCTCGGAGGGGCGTTGTCACCACGCTGGATGTGCGCGAGGGACAGCGGGTGAGCGCCGGGCAAACGCTGATGACGTTGAGCGACTTGGCTACGGTCTGGGTCGAAGCGGCGCTGCCACAGGCGGTCGCAGGCGCCGTGCGCGGCGGTACATCCGTCACCGTCACGGCCGACGCACTGCCCGGTCAGGAGTTTCACGGCCGCGTTGAGGCGCTTTTGCCGGATGTCGATAACGTCACGCGGACTCAGCGAGCGCGCATCGTACTCGCAAACCCGGATGGCCGGCTGAGTCCGGGCATGTTCGTTGTCGTGCAACTGCGTCCGGCCGATGGCGAGGCGCTGCCAGTGGTGCCCGACGACGCACTGATCGCAACCGGCCAGCAGACGCGGGTGATCGTGGTGGAAGCAGACGGCCATTTCCGCCCGCTCGCCGTGCGCACGGGTCGATCGGCTGATGGCTTCACGGAGATTTTGACCGGCCTCCACGGTGGCGAGAAGGTCGTCGTGTCGGGCCAGTTCCTGATCGATTCGGAGGCCAGTCTGTCCGGCGCGCTGGAACGCTTGGGTGACGA
- a CDS encoding TolC family protein has translation MLSIHFVRHPRVTALALFVWGAAAAIAQAAEPPLTLEAAVRQGLARAPQIEARASDTAAAHEEAVRAGRLPDPTLKFGLSNFPVTEPGAFSLRSDGMTMRTIGVTQAIPSRAARTAERSLATAQVDAAEAERVAVEQNVRERIADTWIDVWAIEQRRGLLLDLHDEAALAVRITQARLRGGEGSAVDALAAQAELAALDNRLEATDADLAAAQAGLQRWLGVPPGVLAATQDFSRLPVTADRLVSSVDQQAPLQAWAAREQLAQAALDQARAAKHPDWSVSASYGKRAPGMSDMVMLEVGVSLPLFTHDRQDRGISARQAQRDAVQADHEDARRAQREAVTRAIASWQGWDGQIERYQQTLLPLARDRARTALAGYRAGSSLQPWLDARRAEIELRLNYADALASRARLWASLAYLFPAEVTP, from the coding sequence ATGTTGTCCATTCATTTCGTCCGTCACCCGAGGGTGACGGCCTTGGCTTTGTTCGTGTGGGGAGCGGCAGCTGCGATCGCGCAGGCCGCCGAACCACCGCTGACGCTGGAGGCGGCAGTGCGGCAGGGCTTGGCGCGGGCGCCGCAAATAGAGGCGCGCGCCAGCGACACCGCGGCTGCGCACGAGGAAGCCGTGCGGGCTGGCCGGTTGCCGGATCCCACCCTGAAGTTCGGGCTTTCCAACTTTCCCGTCACCGAACCGGGCGCATTCAGCTTGCGATCGGACGGAATGACCATGCGCACCATCGGCGTGACGCAGGCGATCCCATCGCGTGCAGCGCGCACGGCCGAGCGGTCGCTGGCCACCGCGCAGGTAGACGCGGCGGAGGCCGAGCGCGTGGCCGTCGAGCAAAACGTGCGCGAACGCATCGCCGATACGTGGATCGACGTGTGGGCGATCGAGCAGCGACGTGGACTGCTGCTCGACCTGCACGACGAGGCGGCGCTGGCTGTACGGATCACACAAGCGCGCCTGCGCGGCGGCGAAGGCAGCGCCGTCGATGCGCTGGCGGCGCAAGCCGAACTCGCTGCGCTGGACAATCGACTGGAAGCGACCGACGCCGATCTGGCGGCTGCGCAAGCCGGCCTGCAACGATGGCTGGGGGTGCCGCCCGGCGTGCTTGCCGCGACGCAGGACTTCAGCCGGCTGCCGGTCACCGCCGATCGCCTGGTGTCCAGCGTCGATCAACAGGCGCCGCTTCAAGCGTGGGCCGCGCGTGAGCAACTCGCGCAGGCGGCGCTTGACCAGGCTCGCGCAGCGAAACACCCAGACTGGAGCGTGAGTGCCAGCTACGGCAAGCGCGCCCCTGGCATGTCGGACATGGTGATGCTGGAGGTAGGCGTCAGCCTGCCGCTGTTCACGCACGACCGGCAAGACCGCGGCATCAGCGCCCGCCAGGCGCAACGCGACGCCGTGCAAGCCGATCACGAAGACGCGCGCCGCGCCCAGCGCGAAGCGGTGACGCGGGCGATTGCCAGCTGGCAAGGCTGGGATGGGCAGATCGAGCGCTACCAGCAAACCCTGCTGCCGCTCGCGCGCGACCGCGCGCGAACCGCGCTGGCCGGCTACCGCGCCGGAAGTTCGCTGCAACCGTGGCTGGATGCACGCCGCGCCGAGATCGAGCTGCGCCTGAACTACGCTGACGCGCTGGCATCACGCGCACGGTTGTGGGCCTCGCTTGCCTACCTGTTTCCTGCGGAGGTGACGCCATGA
- a CDS encoding copper resistance protein B, giving the protein MNMPRRDDLIVPHRSALLAALLLAFPLAVMAQSAPPASGTSSTDMSSMPGMEHGSMSGMTTPATPSSTAKPATKTPVKKAKKKPVPAPATSAPSPMNGADGMDHSAMPGMDHDSMQGMQKPANPAASTTTTGDMSGMDHGSMTGMSPEAMKGMDHAGMAGMDHGAMSQKDQSGMAGMGAMSGMTMGPMQGGSPPPDARSPDYSDGVGYGSMQGMDMADNTPLGMLLIDQLEAFHGRDANGQAWEAEGWYGNDTNKLWIRTEGERSRGKLDDGGLEAFWNHSIATYWGTQLGARQDFGEGPKRTWAAFGVQGLAPYWFELEATAYVGAGGRTAARLRAEYELLFTQRLILQPEAEINLYGKDDPLRRIGSGVSDVQFGLRLRYEIHRQFAPYIGVSWVRRVGTTADYARQDHEPVLDRQIVAGIRFWF; this is encoded by the coding sequence ATGAACATGCCTCGTCGCGACGACCTAATTGTTCCGCATCGTTCGGCGCTGCTGGCCGCGCTGTTGCTGGCGTTTCCTCTGGCGGTCATGGCGCAGAGCGCACCGCCTGCGAGCGGTACCTCGTCCACGGACATGAGTTCCATGCCCGGCATGGAACACGGCAGCATGTCCGGCATGACGACGCCCGCAACCCCGAGCAGTACGGCAAAACCGGCGACGAAAACGCCCGTCAAGAAGGCTAAGAAGAAACCCGTTCCCGCTCCGGCGACCTCCGCTCCCAGCCCCATGAACGGCGCGGATGGTATGGACCACAGCGCCATGCCCGGCATGGATCACGACAGCATGCAGGGCATGCAGAAACCCGCCAACCCTGCTGCATCGACGACAACGACCGGCGACATGTCGGGGATGGATCACGGGTCGATGACCGGCATGAGTCCGGAGGCGATGAAAGGAATGGATCACGCTGGCATGGCCGGCATGGATCATGGTGCGATGTCGCAGAAGGACCAGAGCGGCATGGCCGGCATGGGCGCGATGTCGGGAATGACGATGGGCCCCATGCAAGGTGGCAGTCCGCCCCCTGATGCGCGTAGTCCCGACTATTCCGACGGTGTGGGCTACGGCTCCATGCAGGGCATGGACATGGCCGACAACACGCCGCTGGGCATGTTGCTGATCGACCAGTTGGAGGCTTTCCACGGCCGCGACGCGAATGGTCAAGCCTGGGAAGCCGAAGGCTGGTACGGCAACGACACGAACAAGCTGTGGATTCGTACGGAAGGCGAACGCAGCCGCGGAAAGCTGGACGATGGTGGGCTGGAAGCCTTTTGGAATCACAGCATTGCCACCTATTGGGGCACCCAGCTCGGCGCGCGCCAGGATTTCGGCGAGGGTCCGAAGCGGACATGGGCCGCGTTCGGTGTGCAGGGGTTGGCGCCGTACTGGTTCGAGCTGGAGGCCACCGCTTACGTGGGCGCCGGCGGTCGCACAGCAGCGCGCCTGCGTGCCGAATACGAACTGCTGTTCACCCAGCGGCTGATCCTGCAGCCGGAAGCCGAGATCAACCTGTACGGCAAGGACGACCCGCTACGACGCATCGGCAGTGGCGTATCCGATGTGCAGTTCGGCCTGCGCTTGCGCTACGAGATCCACCGCCAGTTTGCTCCGTACATCGGCGTGAGCTGGGTCCGCCGTGTCGGCACCACGGCCGACTACGCTCGGCAGGATCACGAACCCGTACTCGACCGGCAGATCGTGGCCGGCATCCGCTTCTGGTTCTGA
- a CDS encoding DUF4396 domain-containing protein has protein sequence MLIQPIDVFVYAWLAIAVLSAAYVAWDQFRGNPEPTVMKWGFVLVTLYMGPIGLLLYVMADKEPTPGAHEAFVRPLWKQGVGSAVHCVAGDATGIILAAVVVSLIGLPMWVDLIIEYAAGFLFGLLIFQSLFMRKMMGGSYVENVRKSFMPEFISMNAMMAGMAPVMVILMMGRDMRAMWPGEPLFWFVMSLGVTAGYALCYPVNVWLVARGMKHGLMTVRPQASARPDEPSQMSKDASHDHGAMASTDAGHMTMSATMGNDDDKRGAPSDHSMHGGDKKPTRAQLVAVTAFTSLMLIAGTTLPSAFFNMRLSAHEVGKLIMPPGMITTQETPAATMRDMAAIDPRDSVYTAAVDAQGDRPLQPRIVDGVKVFHLDLEVIQWSILADRPVNAYAVNRQVPGPRIELEQGDHVRFVVTNHLPESTTLHWHGLIVPNTMDGPAVVTQKPIAPGATFTYDYVVAQVGTYFYHSHDHPDRQQSLGLYGALIVHPTHNPDNLKRLAALNLPSEEATAAADPAKEVKADHEYTLLLQEWLVRDGITYPAMNMEGGLPNYFTINGKAYPSTDTVKMRLGETIKIRFVGSNTNFVHPMHIHGGPFTVVARDGVDLPPDAQFQADTVNVGPGQRYDVIWTARKPGRWLVHCHIPHHTTNNNQEQQGGGGLMMVLDVLDANGRSLPLPAL, from the coding sequence ATGCTGATCCAACCGATTGATGTTTTCGTCTATGCGTGGCTCGCAATAGCGGTGCTTTCCGCTGCATACGTCGCATGGGATCAGTTCCGCGGTAATCCCGAACCCACCGTGATGAAGTGGGGCTTCGTGTTGGTGACGCTGTACATGGGGCCGATCGGCTTGCTGCTCTACGTGATGGCGGACAAGGAGCCGACGCCGGGCGCGCACGAAGCGTTCGTGCGGCCACTGTGGAAGCAGGGTGTGGGCTCGGCCGTGCACTGCGTCGCCGGCGACGCCACCGGCATCATCTTGGCGGCCGTTGTGGTGTCGCTGATCGGCTTGCCGATGTGGGTCGATCTGATTATCGAATACGCGGCCGGCTTCCTGTTCGGCTTGCTGATTTTCCAGTCGCTGTTCATGCGAAAGATGATGGGCGGTTCGTACGTGGAGAACGTGCGCAAGTCCTTCATGCCTGAGTTCATTTCGATGAACGCGATGATGGCCGGTATGGCACCGGTCATGGTGATTCTCATGATGGGACGCGACATGCGGGCGATGTGGCCGGGCGAACCGCTGTTCTGGTTCGTGATGTCGCTCGGCGTCACGGCCGGTTACGCGTTGTGCTATCCGGTCAACGTGTGGCTGGTGGCGCGCGGCATGAAGCATGGGCTGATGACGGTACGCCCCCAGGCCAGTGCACGACCCGATGAGCCATCTCAGATGTCGAAAGACGCGTCACACGATCATGGGGCGATGGCCTCGACGGACGCCGGCCACATGACGATGTCAGCGACCATGGGAAACGATGACGACAAGCGCGGGGCTCCCTCGGACCACAGCATGCACGGCGGAGATAAGAAGCCGACACGCGCACAGCTGGTGGCGGTCACTGCCTTCACCAGTTTGATGCTGATCGCGGGCACGACGTTACCCTCAGCCTTCTTCAACATGCGGCTTTCCGCTCACGAAGTCGGCAAGCTGATCATGCCGCCGGGCATGATCACCACGCAGGAGACGCCGGCCGCGACCATGCGCGACATGGCAGCCATCGACCCGCGCGATAGCGTGTACACCGCCGCAGTGGATGCGCAGGGCGATCGCCCGCTGCAACCACGGATCGTTGACGGGGTAAAGGTGTTTCACCTCGATCTCGAAGTGATCCAGTGGAGCATCCTCGCCGATCGACCGGTAAACGCCTACGCGGTCAATCGCCAGGTGCCCGGTCCGCGCATCGAACTTGAACAAGGCGATCACGTTCGTTTCGTAGTCACCAACCACTTGCCCGAATCGACCACGCTGCATTGGCATGGACTGATTGTGCCCAACACGATGGACGGTCCGGCCGTGGTCACGCAGAAGCCGATCGCGCCCGGCGCCACCTTCACGTACGACTATGTGGTCGCGCAGGTGGGCACCTACTTTTATCACTCGCACGATCACCCGGATCGCCAGCAGAGCCTCGGCCTATATGGTGCACTGATCGTGCACCCCACCCATAACCCGGACAACCTCAAGCGTCTCGCCGCATTGAATCTGCCATCCGAAGAGGCAACGGCTGCGGCTGATCCAGCGAAAGAAGTGAAAGCCGATCACGAGTACACCCTCTTGCTGCAGGAATGGCTCGTGCGTGACGGCATCACTTATCCGGCAATGAACATGGAAGGTGGTCTGCCCAACTATTTCACGATCAACGGCAAGGCTTATCCGTCCACCGACACGGTAAAGATGCGCCTCGGCGAAACGATCAAGATACGTTTCGTCGGTAGCAACACCAATTTCGTGCACCCGATGCATATTCATGGTGGCCCGTTCACCGTGGTCGCCCGCGATGGGGTGGATCTGCCGCCGGATGCCCAGTTCCAGGCCGACACCGTGAATGTCGGCCCCGGCCAGCGGTACGACGTCATCTGGACCGCGCGCAAGCCAGGTCGCTGGCTGGTGCACTGCCATATCCCGCATCACACGACCAACAACAACCAAGAACAGCAAGGCGGAGGCGGATTGATGATGGTGCTCGACGTGCTTGACGCCAACGGCCGCTCGCTGCCGCTGCCTGCACTGTAG
- a CDS encoding Cu(+)/Ag(+) sensor histidine kinase, with protein sequence MTARLAIFRRPASLALRVTTLVGVAMTVVFLAFNWVSDQSLRQHFAEMDGDELNVVFNSVVRALREVDSDADKTALQRAVRGHHGVYYYVADANGNTVYAEDIGPDLSRLVAISKPVDHVDNRNLKVWQEGGKSYRGAVVRVEANADHRAYLVAVAADIGIHLVFLKSFERMQIWAVFIVMCIAILVAWLAVQWGHLPIRKTNAEIRKISSSKLDMRLNPKDVPIELEELVISFNDVLGRIEDGFARLANFSADIAHELRTPTTNLTTQTEVALRQGRSTAEYREILYSNLEELNRMSRMISDMLFLAQTENDPRNLHLTDVDLAQLVKGIFEYFEAWAEDREVLLQLYGWAAPIRANREMLLRALSNLLSNAIRYTPRGASVTVRLVQGVSATTVTVENPGDKLPPEVLPRLFDRFYRADPSRQRKGEGAGLGLAIVKSIVEAHGGKVLVTSDDAMTKFQVTLPHIAATIRPASGRL encoded by the coding sequence ATGACGGCTAGGCTCGCCATTTTCCGTCGTCCTGCCTCGCTGGCATTGCGCGTGACCACGCTCGTCGGGGTGGCCATGACGGTCGTATTCCTGGCCTTCAATTGGGTCAGCGACCAGTCCCTCAGACAGCACTTTGCAGAAATGGATGGCGACGAGTTGAACGTCGTATTCAACTCCGTCGTCCGGGCGTTGCGCGAAGTGGATTCTGACGCCGATAAAACCGCTCTCCAGCGTGCCGTGAGAGGACATCACGGGGTTTATTACTACGTGGCAGATGCGAACGGCAATACGGTTTATGCGGAAGACATTGGTCCGGACCTGTCACGGTTGGTCGCGATCAGCAAACCTGTCGATCATGTAGACAATCGGAACCTGAAGGTCTGGCAGGAGGGCGGGAAGTCCTACCGCGGAGCCGTTGTTCGTGTGGAAGCGAATGCCGACCATAGAGCCTATCTCGTAGCCGTTGCGGCAGACATCGGCATACATCTTGTCTTTCTCAAAAGTTTCGAACGGATGCAGATATGGGCGGTTTTCATCGTCATGTGCATCGCGATACTGGTCGCATGGCTCGCGGTGCAATGGGGACATCTTCCGATACGAAAGACGAATGCGGAGATCCGCAAAATTAGCTCGTCAAAGCTGGATATGAGGCTGAACCCCAAGGACGTCCCGATCGAACTTGAGGAATTGGTCATCTCGTTCAACGACGTGCTGGGTCGGATTGAAGATGGTTTCGCGCGGTTGGCGAATTTTTCCGCCGATATCGCCCACGAATTGCGGACCCCGACGACCAATTTGACGACGCAGACCGAAGTGGCGCTTAGGCAAGGCCGGTCCACCGCGGAATACCGTGAAATCCTTTACTCAAACCTGGAAGAGTTGAACCGCATGAGTCGAATGATCAGCGATATGCTGTTCCTCGCTCAGACGGAGAACGATCCGCGGAATCTCCATCTGACGGATGTGGATTTGGCGCAACTGGTCAAAGGGATATTCGAGTATTTCGAGGCATGGGCGGAAGATCGAGAAGTGTTGTTGCAACTTTACGGATGGGCTGCGCCGATTCGAGCAAACCGAGAAATGTTGCTTCGCGCACTGAGCAATCTCTTGTCGAACGCGATTCGTTATACGCCGCGAGGTGCATCGGTGACGGTGAGACTGGTCCAAGGTGTATCCGCCACCACCGTCACGGTCGAGAATCCTGGCGATAAGCTTCCTCCAGAAGTCTTGCCACGACTTTTCGACCGCTTCTATCGCGCCGATCCCTCGCGTCAACGTAAAGGAGAGGGAGCTGGCTTGGGGCTTGCCATTGTCAAATCAATCGTTGAAGCACATGGAGGCAAGGTGCTCGTAACGTCTGACGATGCGATGACTAAGTTCCAGGTTACGTTACCCCATATCGCAGCGACCATTCGTCCGGCGTCAGGAAGGCTCTAG
- a CDS encoding heavy metal response regulator transcription factor encodes MKLLVVEDENKTADYVRQGLAEAGFTVDLARNGLDGHHMAMNEHYNLVILDVMLSGMDGWQILREIRASGSQVPVLFLTARSNVDDRVQGLELGADDYLVKPFAFSELLARVRTLLRRGIAPMHHDRIQIANLELDLARRRATRAGRRINLTNKEFALLELLARRQGEVLPRSLIASQIWDMNFDSDTNVIDVAIRRLRAKIDDNFEPKLIQTVRGMGYMLDVHDDG; translated from the coding sequence ATGAAGCTGCTGGTCGTCGAGGACGAGAACAAAACTGCGGACTACGTCCGCCAAGGCTTGGCCGAAGCCGGTTTTACCGTTGACCTTGCCCGCAACGGGCTCGATGGCCACCACATGGCCATGAACGAGCACTACAACCTCGTCATTCTGGACGTCATGTTGTCTGGAATGGACGGATGGCAAATCCTTCGGGAGATCAGAGCCTCCGGCAGCCAGGTCCCCGTGTTGTTTCTCACTGCGCGCAGCAACGTGGACGATCGTGTCCAGGGCTTGGAACTCGGCGCAGACGATTACCTCGTCAAACCGTTCGCATTTTCCGAGCTGCTGGCTCGCGTACGCACCCTGCTGCGCAGGGGCATTGCACCCATGCACCATGATCGTATCCAGATAGCAAATCTTGAGCTGGATTTGGCGCGCCGGCGTGCCACGAGAGCAGGACGCAGGATCAATCTGACGAACAAGGAGTTTGCGTTGCTTGAGCTGTTGGCGCGGCGTCAGGGTGAGGTGCTCCCTCGTTCCCTGATCGCTTCTCAAATCTGGGACATGAATTTCGACAGTGACACCAACGTGATCGATGTTGCCATTCGCCGGCTACGCGCAAAGATCGACGACAACTTCGAGCCGAAGCTCATCCAGACCGTGCGGGGAATGGGCTACATGTTGGATGTTCACGATGACGGCTAG
- a CDS encoding copper resistance system multicopper oxidase yields MKSLYPPPMDLSRRRFVHGLALGGTVAALGLLRPSKAWALASAGQPATLSGTDFALDISETMVNYTGRPRVATTVNGGIPGPTLRWKEGTTVTLRVTNRLRVPTSIHWHGIILPFREDGVPGISFPGIAPGETFTYRFPVRQSGTYWYHSHSRFQEQTGLYGSLVIDPAGPERNPSDRDYVVMLNDWSDASPEHIFATLKRQSDYYNFAQPTAPEFFRDVRDRGLRQALAERKMWNQMRMNPTDLSDVSGYTYTYLMNGTAPAGNWTGLFKPGEKVRLRFINGSAMTIFDVRIPGLKMTVISADGQDVAPVPVDEFRISVAETYDVLVEPQEDRAFTIFAQSIDRTGYARGMLAPRIGMEATVPAMDPRMPVSMVDMMGAMAQGSAGHGDMQGMSGMTGMQDMPGMDMSGMAAAAAPVVRHARTEYHNPGVDMHVDMPRTNLDDPGTGLRDNGRRVLTYADLHTLGGSIDKREPSREIELHLTGNMERYMWSFDGVKFSDATPVHFRSGERLRVVLVNDTMMNHPIHLHGMWSELESPDGKFQVRKHTINVQPAQRITYGVSADNLGRWAYHCHMLYHMEAGMFREVVVS; encoded by the coding sequence ATGAAATCCCTTTACCCGCCCCCGATGGACTTGTCGCGGCGTCGTTTCGTCCATGGTCTCGCCCTCGGCGGCACGGTCGCCGCACTTGGTCTGCTGCGCCCGTCAAAAGCCTGGGCGCTGGCCAGCGCGGGTCAACCCGCCACCCTGAGCGGGACCGACTTTGCGCTCGATATCTCCGAGACGATGGTCAACTACACCGGCCGGCCACGGGTCGCCACCACGGTCAATGGCGGCATTCCAGGGCCGACCTTGCGCTGGAAGGAAGGCACCACCGTCACGCTGCGGGTGACCAACCGACTGCGGGTACCCACGTCCATTCACTGGCACGGCATCATCCTGCCCTTCCGCGAGGATGGCGTACCGGGCATCAGCTTCCCCGGCATTGCGCCGGGCGAAACCTTCACCTATCGCTTCCCGGTGCGCCAGAGCGGCACCTACTGGTACCACTCGCATTCGCGATTCCAGGAACAGACCGGCCTGTACGGTTCGCTGGTGATCGACCCGGCCGGACCGGAGCGCAACCCGAGTGACCGCGACTACGTTGTGATGCTCAACGACTGGAGCGACGCCAGCCCCGAGCACATCTTCGCCACGCTGAAGCGCCAGAGCGATTACTACAACTTCGCGCAGCCCACCGCACCCGAGTTCTTCCGCGACGTACGCGATCGGGGGCTTCGTCAGGCGCTGGCCGAGCGCAAGATGTGGAATCAGATGCGCATGAATCCGACGGATCTCAGCGACGTCTCGGGTTACACCTATACCTACCTGATGAACGGCACCGCCCCGGCGGGCAACTGGACCGGCCTGTTCAAGCCCGGTGAAAAGGTCCGGCTGCGCTTCATCAACGGCTCGGCGATGACGATTTTCGACGTGCGAATTCCCGGCCTGAAGATGACGGTGATCTCCGCCGACGGCCAGGACGTGGCGCCGGTGCCAGTCGACGAGTTCCGCATTTCAGTGGCCGAGACCTACGACGTGCTCGTCGAGCCGCAGGAAGACCGGGCGTTCACGATCTTCGCCCAGTCGATCGACCGCACAGGCTACGCACGCGGCATGTTGGCACCGAGAATCGGCATGGAAGCGACCGTGCCGGCAATGGATCCGCGCATGCCCGTGAGCATGGTGGACATGATGGGCGCGATGGCGCAGGGCAGCGCCGGACACGGCGATATGCAAGGGATGTCGGGCATGACCGGGATGCAGGACATGCCCGGCATGGACATGAGCGGCATGGCAGCGGCGGCCGCACCGGTGGTGCGCCATGCCCGTACCGAATACCACAATCCCGGCGTCGACATGCACGTCGACATGCCGCGTACCAACCTCGACGATCCGGGCACGGGCTTGCGCGACAACGGCCGCCGCGTGCTCACCTACGCCGACCTGCACACCCTTGGCGGCTCCATCGACAAACGGGAACCCAGCCGCGAGATCGAGTTGCACCTCACCGGCAACATGGAGCGCTACATGTGGTCGTTCGACGGCGTGAAGTTCTCCGACGCCACGCCAGTGCACTTCCGCAGCGGCGAGCGACTGCGCGTGGTGCTGGTCAACGACACCATGATGAACCACCCGATCCACCTGCACGGCATGTGGAGCGAGCTGGAAAGCCCGGACGGTAAATTCCAGGTGCGCAAGCACACCATCAACGTGCAACCCGCGCAGCGCATTACCTACGGAGTGAGCGCCGACAACCTCGGTCGCTGGGCCTATCACTGCCACATGCTGTATCACATGGAAGCGGGCATGTTCCGCGAGGTGGTGGTGTCATGA
- a CDS encoding c-type cytochrome yields MKKHSAYLITVAVTLGVLAVGAGAFVYSGLYNIGADDHHTKPVFAVLQTLRNRSIHLHSNDLSVPNLEDPQLILKGAGQYAAMCTGCHLSPGVNDSELRVGMYPQPPNLSKVHVDPKDAFWVIKHGIKMSAMPAWGKAGHDDPTIWSMVAFLEKLPGMTPAEYKAIVAKAPPDEDMDMDDEGDHAHSHGGHADEGAHAAAPDMQGMDMSGDADHNDKAAAEDGHGHTAAAAPAAEAPLSLDGMKPKAVPEAEAVAKAFHEALQNGDRAGALALLAANATISEGGRIQTRDDYANGHLGEDIAFLKNAKITPVTLGSMPMGGTAMVGSESDIQTTLKGKPTTLRSREVLSLKKDGKSWKIVSIQWQSTSVSGE; encoded by the coding sequence ATGAAAAAGCACAGCGCATACCTCATCACGGTCGCCGTCACCTTGGGGGTCCTGGCCGTCGGTGCCGGCGCCTTCGTCTATTCCGGCCTCTATAACATCGGCGCGGACGACCATCACACCAAGCCGGTGTTCGCCGTGCTGCAAACCCTGCGCAACCGCTCGATCCACCTGCACTCGAACGATCTGAGCGTACCCAACCTCGAAGACCCGCAACTGATCCTGAAGGGCGCCGGCCAGTACGCGGCGATGTGCACGGGCTGCCATCTTTCGCCCGGTGTGAACGACTCCGAGCTGCGGGTGGGCATGTACCCGCAGCCTCCCAACCTCTCCAAGGTGCACGTCGATCCGAAGGACGCCTTCTGGGTGATCAAGCACGGCATCAAGATGAGCGCGATGCCGGCATGGGGCAAGGCCGGCCACGACGACCCGACCATCTGGAGCATGGTGGCCTTTCTGGAGAAGCTGCCTGGCATGACGCCGGCCGAATACAAAGCCATCGTGGCCAAGGCGCCGCCGGATGAAGACATGGATATGGACGACGAGGGCGATCATGCCCACAGTCATGGCGGCCACGCCGACGAGGGCGCTCATGCCGCAGCACCAGACATGCAGGGAATGGACATGTCCGGCGACGCTGATCACAACGATAAAGCGGCAGCAGAAGACGGGCACGGTCACACGGCAGCCGCTGCGCCAGCAGCCGAAGCACCGTTGTCGCTGGACGGTATGAAACCGAAGGCGGTGCCGGAGGCAGAGGCCGTGGCCAAGGCGTTCCACGAGGCCCTGCAGAACGGCGACCGCGCAGGCGCACTCGCGCTGCTAGCAGCCAACGCCACCATCAGTGAGGGCGGCCGTATCCAGACGCGTGACGACTACGCCAATGGCCACCTCGGCGAGGACATCGCATTCCTGAAGAACGCGAAAATCACGCCTGTCACGCTCGGTTCCATGCCCATGGGCGGTACCGCGATGGTCGGCAGCGAGAGTGACATCCAGACCACGCTCAAGGGCAAGCCGACCACGTTGCGCAGCCGCGAAGTGCTCAGCCTCAAGAAGGACGGCAAGAGCTGGAAGATCGTTTCGATCCAGTGGCAATCCACATCGGTGTCGGGGGAATGA